One Numida meleagris isolate 19003 breed g44 Domestic line chromosome 6, NumMel1.0, whole genome shotgun sequence genomic region harbors:
- the AGBL2 gene encoding cytosolic carboxypeptidase 2 isoform X13 — protein sequence MGVGAPQPVLQPSGSHRWSPCGAVGRPGSHGLSLPFPRREDPFLPPGGPLSARSSRRPSSTSPTDHQWLPTGEEQGTVVYQLSPATLEGSQDNTLLFESRFESGNLQKAVKVGPYEYVLTLRPDLYTTKHTQWFYFRVQNTRKDTVYCFTIANLAKPKSLYGKGMCPLLYSQQDARSRGIGWRRVGTNIRYYRGNGGEEPAAFCLSWSTRFPHDRDTCYFAHSYPYTYSDLQRYLRAVVGDPARSRYCVVRALCRSLAGNIVYVLTITGPSGGAAKRAVVLSARVHPGESGGSWAMQGFLDFILSAAPDAQLLRQLFVFKVVPMLNPDGVVVGNSRCSLAGRDPNRAYRTGSQGSFPAVWHLRAMVERLLAEREVVLYCDFHGHSRKNNVFMYGCDGGRDGSGTRLRERVFPLMLSKNAPDKFSFSSCKFKVQKSKEGTGRVVMWRMGVANSYTIEVAFGGSTLGGRNSHFTVEDLKSLGYHLCDTLLDFCDPNPAKFQQCLVEVDALLRQRLGSGQSWSDVPTSELESSTSGSDSSVSDGSLERGESPWGQKGQGARVAPGQLPLRRRKRLRSCRVRNAMRRPNATQRSHGGVPVSVAQPPSACHSGPRSASSPTFVPQQPQLWSPVPPSVPVSTRRGRGAVEKLHVAVPGAHAAVCHHGSAAGAPRTEGYMVTAGHRWAPRRAIAATAAISTITTVTGTASSREGRTRPSSRGTTRAGLSLRVATAAGCGRRPGLTALRCSACSRH from the exons ATGGGCGTGGGAGCTCCCCAGCCCGTTCTGCAGCCCTCAGGGTCCCACAGATGGTCCCCTTGCGGAGCTGTGGGTCGCCCGGGGAGCCACGGGCTCTCTTTGCCCTTCCCTCGGCGCGAGGACCCCTTCCTGCCCCCCGGTGGCCCATTGAGTGCGAGGTCATCAAGGAGACCATCAAGCACATCG CCCACGGACCACCAGTGGTTGCCAACGGGTGAGGAGCAGGGCACCGTTGTCTACCAGCTCAGCCCAG CCACCCTGGAGGGCTCCCAGGACAACACGCTGCTGTTTGAGTCACGCTTTGAGAGCGGCAACCTCCAGAAAGCGGTCAAGGT GGGCCCCTATGAGTACGTGCTGACGCTGCGGCCAGACCTGTACACCACCAAGCACACCCAGTGGTTCTACTTCCGCGTGCAAAACACCCGGAAAGACACCGTCTACTGCTTCACCATTGCCAACCTGGCGAAGCCCAAGAGCCTCTATGGCAAGGGCATGTGCCCGCTGCTCTACTCACAGCAGGACGCCCGGAGCCGCGGCATCGGCTGGCGCCGTGTCGGCACCAACATCCGCTATTACCGAGGGAACGGCGGGGAGGAGCCGGCTGCCTTTTGCCTCTCCTGGAGCACCCGCTTTCCCCATGACAGGGACACGTGTTACTTCGCCCACTCCTACCCCTACACCTACTCGGACCTGCAGCGGTACCTGCGGGCGGTGGTGGGTGACCCAGCGCGCTCACGGTACTGCGTGGTGCGGGCGCTGTGCCGCAGCCTGGCTGGTAACATCGTCTACGTGCTCACCATCACCGGGCCGTCCGGCGGCGCGGCCAAGCGGGCGGTGGTGCTGAGCGCCCGCGTGCACCCCGGGGAAAGCGGTGGCTCCTGGGCCATGCAGGGTTTCCTCGATTTCATCCTCAGCGCCGCTCCTGACGCTCAGCTCCTGCGCCAGCTCTTTGTCTTCAAGGTGGTGCCCATGCTCAACCCCGATGGGGTGGTGGTGGGCAACTCCCGCTGCTCTCTGGCTGGCCGTGACCCCAACCGTGCCTACAGGACAGGATCCCAGGGCTCCTTCCCGGCCGTCTGGCACCTGCGGGCCATGGTGGAGAG GCTCTTGGCAGAGCGGGAGGTGGTGCTGTACTGCGACTTCCACGGGCACAGCCGTAAGAACAACGTCTTCATGTACGGCTGCGACGGCGGTCGGGATGGCTCCGGGACTCGGTTGAGGGAGCGCGTCTTCCCCCTGATGCTAAGCAAAAACGCACCTGACAAG ttctccttctccagctgcaaGTTCAAGGTGCAGAAGAGCAAGGAGGGGACGGGCAGGGTCGTCATGTGGCGGATGGGCGTTGCCAACAGCTACACCATAGAGGTGGCCTTTGGTGGCTCCACGCTGG GTGGGAGGAACTCACACTTCACCGTGGAGGACCTCAAATCGTTGGGCTACCACCTCTGCGACACGCTGCTAGACTTCTGCGACCCCAATCCGGCCAAG TTCCAGCAGTGCCTGGTGGAGGTGGATGCATTGCTGCGGCAGCGGCTGGGCTCCGGTCAGAGCTGGAGCGACGTCCCCACCTCGGAGCTGGAGTCCAG CACCAGTGGCTCCGACAGCTCCGTGTCTGATGGGTCCCTGGAGAGGGGGGAGAGCCCCTGGGGACAGAAGGGACAAGGTGCCAGGGTGGCACCTGGCCAGCTGCcgctgaggaggaggaaacgGTTACGGAGCTGCAGAGTGAGGAATGCCATGCGTAGGCCCAATGCCACCCAAAGGAGCCACGGTGGTGTCCCGGTGAGCGTGGCTCAGCCACCCTCTGCCTGCCACAGTGGGCCTCGGAGTGCCTCCAGCCCCACTTTTGtgccccagcagccacagctgtggTCCCCCGTTCCCCCATCCGTCCCTGTCTCCACACGAAGAGGACGTGGGGCGGTGGAGAAGTTGCACGTAGCTGTCCCCGGTGCACATGCAGCCGTATGCCACCACGGCTCTGCTGCCGGAGCCCCACGGACGGAGGGGTACATGGTGACTGCAGGGCACCGCTGGGCACCACGGAGAGCCATAGCTGCCACCGCCGCCATCTCCACCATCACCACCGTCACTGGCACTGCGTCCTCACGGGAAGGCAGAACGAGGCCTTCCTCACGGGGCACCACCAGAGCGGGGCTGTCCCTGCGCGTGGCCACAGCCGCCGGCTGCGGGAGGCGGCCCGGCCTCACAGCGCTGCGCTGCTCCGCCTGCTCTCGGCATTAA